The proteins below are encoded in one region of Bacteroides uniformis:
- a CDS encoding family 43 glycosylhydrolase — protein MKKFLVLSVLCSLIACSSSSATKEDKPEEQQPKNVYRNPVIDYSLPDPSVIEGDDGYYYLYATEDIRNLPIHRSKNLVDWEYVGTAFTDRTRPDFEPNGGLWAPDINKIGDKYVLYYSMSVWGGELTCGIGCATADKPEGPFTDHGKMFRSNEINVQNSIDPFYIEDGGKKYLFWGSFRGIYAIELSDDGLSLKDGATPQQVAGTAYEGTYIHKKDGHYYFFASIGSCCEGLKSTYTTVVGRSDNLFGPYVDKNGGSMMDNKHEVLIQKSNSFVGTGHNSEIVTDNAGNDWFFYHAVSTKKPEGRVLMLDKISWEDGWPTVEGSVASTEAEKPKF, from the coding sequence ATGAAGAAGTTTCTTGTATTATCAGTGTTATGCAGTCTGATAGCCTGTTCCTCGTCATCGGCTACAAAAGAGGATAAACCGGAAGAACAACAGCCGAAGAATGTCTATCGCAATCCGGTGATAGATTATAGTTTGCCAGACCCTTCTGTCATTGAGGGAGATGATGGATACTACTATTTGTATGCCACCGAGGACATACGCAATCTGCCGATTCACCGTTCCAAGAACCTGGTGGATTGGGAGTATGTAGGTACTGCCTTTACGGACCGTACGCGGCCTGATTTTGAGCCGAACGGCGGTTTGTGGGCGCCGGACATCAACAAGATAGGTGATAAATACGTGCTCTATTATTCTATGTCTGTTTGGGGAGGCGAGTTAACTTGCGGCATCGGTTGTGCTACTGCCGATAAGCCTGAGGGACCTTTTACGGACCACGGAAAGATGTTCCGCAGCAATGAAATCAATGTACAGAACTCCATCGACCCTTTCTATATAGAGGATGGAGGGAAGAAATATCTTTTCTGGGGCAGTTTTCGAGGAATCTATGCGATTGAACTGTCTGATGACGGACTCTCTCTGAAGGACGGCGCCACACCGCAGCAAGTGGCAGGAACCGCTTACGAAGGTACCTATATTCACAAGAAGGACGGGCATTACTACTTCTTCGCTTCCATAGGAAGTTGTTGTGAGGGATTGAAGAGTACTTACACTACTGTTGTAGGCCGTTCAGATAATCTTTTCGGCCCCTATGTCGACAAGAATGGCGGTAGCATGATGGATAACAAGCACGAAGTGCTGATTCAGAAAAGCAATTCCTTTGTGGGTACCGGTCATAATTCGGAGATTGTGACGGACAATGCCGGCAATGACTGGTTCTTTTATCATGCGGTGAGCACAAAGAAGCCTGAAGGCCGTGTATTGATGTTGGATAAGATTAGCTGGGAAGACGGATGGCCGACGGTAGAAGGCTCCGTTGCATCCACGGAAGCGGAGAAACCGAAATTCTGA
- a CDS encoding glycoside hydrolase family 43 protein, producing MKKNFICMYLFLLATLASCQSCSSDYKDVDDIVVEGVETPVLLGDPFIMLHDGTYYAYGTHADDGIEVYTSDDLKTWKYKGMALQKKDVWADRWFWAPEVYEVNGKFYMYYSADEHICVATADSPAGPFTQSKKEPMIADEKCIDNSLFIDDDGTPYLFFDRFNDGLNIWVAELEKDLMTIKKETMHPCIHVSQAWEEVWPRVNEGPFVIKHNGLYYMTYSANSYESPFYGIGCATATDLMGTWTKYEENPLLQKPGELVGVGHSATFTDKAGKLRIVFHAHKDKSSIHPRAMYISDVSFEKVDGVDRMRISKDYMTPKIVK from the coding sequence ATGAAAAAGAATTTTATATGTATGTATCTGTTTCTGTTGGCCACGCTGGCTTCCTGCCAGTCCTGCTCTTCAGACTATAAGGATGTGGACGATATTGTTGTCGAAGGAGTTGAAACGCCGGTGCTTTTGGGCGACCCGTTCATCATGTTGCACGATGGCACTTACTATGCCTATGGCACCCATGCGGATGACGGCATCGAAGTCTATACCTCCGATGATTTGAAGACTTGGAAGTATAAGGGCATGGCGCTCCAGAAGAAGGATGTCTGGGCCGATCGCTGGTTCTGGGCACCGGAGGTCTACGAAGTGAACGGGAAGTTCTATATGTATTACTCGGCAGACGAGCATATCTGTGTGGCAACAGCAGACTCACCTGCAGGACCATTTACCCAAAGTAAGAAGGAACCGATGATTGCCGATGAGAAATGCATTGACAACTCTCTGTTCATTGATGATGACGGCACGCCTTATCTCTTCTTCGACCGTTTCAACGACGGGCTCAACATCTGGGTGGCCGAATTGGAGAAAGACCTCATGACTATCAAGAAGGAGACCATGCACCCTTGCATCCACGTCTCTCAGGCATGGGAGGAAGTGTGGCCCCGCGTGAATGAAGGTCCGTTTGTCATCAAGCACAATGGACTCTACTATATGACCTATTCCGCCAACAGCTATGAGAGTCCTTTCTACGGCATAGGTTGCGCCACAGCTACCGATTTGATGGGTACCTGGACCAAATACGAGGAGAATCCCTTGCTGCAGAAACCCGGAGAACTGGTTGGGGTGGGGCACAGTGCCACCTTCACCGACAAGGCGGGCAAGCTTCGTATCGTTTTCCATGCCCATAAGGACAAGAGTAGCATCCATCCGCGCGCCATGTACATCAGTGACGTTTCTTTCGAGAAAGTGGACGGTGTGGACCGCATGAGAATCAGCAAGGACTATATGACACCCAAAATAGTAAAATAA
- the ybeY gene encoding rRNA maturation RNase YbeY: MISYQTDGVEMPSIKKRETTEWIKSVAATYGKRVGEIAYIFCSDEKILEVNRQYLQHDYYTDIITFDYCEGNRLSGDLFISLDTVRTNAEQFADNNYERELYRVIIHGILHLCGINDKGPGEREIMEEAENKALAMR, translated from the coding sequence ATGATTAGTTATCAGACAGACGGCGTGGAAATGCCATCCATCAAGAAGCGTGAAACCACGGAATGGATAAAATCCGTAGCCGCCACTTACGGAAAAAGAGTCGGTGAAATAGCCTACATCTTCTGCTCGGACGAGAAGATACTCGAAGTGAACCGCCAATATCTGCAACACGATTATTACACAGATATCATCACTTTCGACTACTGTGAAGGCAACCGCCTTAGCGGTGACCTCTTCATCAGCCTCGATACCGTACGCACCAATGCGGAACAGTTCGCCGATAACAACTACGAACGTGAACTGTACCGGGTCATCATCCACGGCATCCTCCACCTTTGCGGCATCAATGACAAAGGGCCGGGAGAACGGGAGATTATGGAGGAGGCGGAGAATAAGGCGCTGGCGATGCGGTAA
- a CDS encoding nucleoside recognition domain-containing protein, producing MVLNYIWVAFFVIAFIVALCKLIFMSDVEIFTELVNSTFSSSKTAFEISLGLTGILALWLGVMKIGENSGMINALSRWLSPVFCRLFPEIPKGHPAMGSIFMNLSANMLGLDNAATPMGLKAMKELQELNPKKDTATNPMVMFLVLNTSGLILIPVSIMMYRSQMGAAQPTDIFIPTLITTAISTIVGVIAVSIAQRINLLNKPILILIGCISLFFAALIYLFTQISRDEMGVYSTLIANILLFSIILLFILWGLWKKINVYDAFIEGAKEGFTTAIRIIPYLVAFLVGIAVFRTSGAMDILVNGIGYVVGLFGVDTSFVGALPTALMKSLSGSGANGLMIDTMKQYGADSFVGRMSCVARGASDTTFYILAVYFGSVGITKTRNAVTCGLIADFSGIIAAIIISYLFFF from the coding sequence ATGGTTTTAAATTACATCTGGGTAGCTTTCTTCGTCATCGCATTCATCGTAGCCCTCTGCAAACTCATCTTTATGAGTGATGTGGAGATATTCACAGAACTCGTCAACTCCACCTTCTCCTCTTCCAAAACAGCTTTTGAAATATCCCTGGGACTGACAGGAATACTCGCCCTCTGGCTCGGCGTGATGAAAATAGGCGAAAACAGCGGCATGATCAATGCCCTCTCCCGTTGGCTGAGTCCGGTATTCTGCCGTCTCTTTCCCGAAATACCGAAAGGACATCCTGCCATGGGTTCCATATTCATGAATCTCTCTGCCAACATGCTGGGGCTGGACAATGCCGCTACCCCAATGGGGCTGAAAGCCATGAAGGAACTTCAGGAACTAAACCCGAAAAAGGATACTGCCACCAATCCGATGGTAATGTTCCTTGTCCTCAACACCTCGGGACTGATACTTATCCCCGTCAGCATCATGATGTATCGCTCGCAGATGGGTGCCGCCCAACCCACGGACATCTTTATCCCCACACTGATAACGACTGCCATCTCGACCATTGTCGGTGTCATTGCCGTCAGCATTGCACAACGCATCAACCTGCTGAACAAGCCCATACTTATCCTGATTGGCTGCATCAGTCTTTTCTTTGCCGCACTCATTTATCTGTTCACACAGATTAGCCGTGATGAAATGGGTGTATATTCCACTTTAATTGCCAACATACTGCTGTTCTCCATCATCCTGCTGTTCATCCTCTGGGGGCTATGGAAGAAAATCAATGTATACGATGCCTTTATAGAAGGAGCCAAAGAAGGCTTTACCACTGCCATACGCATTATCCCTTATCTGGTTGCTTTTCTCGTTGGAATCGCCGTTTTCCGCACTTCCGGCGCCATGGATATACTGGTGAACGGTATCGGTTATGTAGTAGGACTATTCGGTGTAGATACCAGCTTTGTAGGTGCCCTACCCACTGCCCTGATGAAGTCACTGAGCGGCAGCGGTGCCAACGGACTGATGATTGACACCATGAAACAGTATGGCGCCGATTCATTTGTAGGACGCATGAGTTGCGTGGCACGTGGCGCTTCGGACACTACGTTCTATATCCTTGCGGTATATTTCGGCAGCGTAGGCATCACCAAAACAAGGAATGCCGTGACGTGCGGACTGATTGCCGATTTCTCCGGCATCATCGCCGCCATCATCATCAGTTACCTGTTCTTCTTTTAA
- a CDS encoding alpha-L-rhamnosidase: MKKSILISLLALLMMGCQVSGGSSLKVEETTVEMRKNPEGVAVSAPRFSWQLVTDKQDVMQTAYQIEVADSEKGLQAGSGLVWNSGRVESGQSVLVKYAGASLESGQKYWWRVTVWTNTGDKAQSSIQYWSMALLDSSDWKAGWIGLNDSTNLKLDGERTILPARYLRKEFDLPSQPKRAVLYVSGVGSSVCYMNGERIGNDVFGPLPTWYDASVSYLTYDVTPLLKSGTNTIGVALGNGRYLSMRANGMVGFGLPRLMAQLNIEYDNGETVSVASDDSWKVTNCGPITANNEFDGEWYDARLELGKWAESGYDDSGWKPAERMEAPKGKLVAQLSPSLKVMEEIKPISVKSVGDGRYIVDMGQNMVGIQQVKLRGKKDKPITMRFAEVLKDNGTELYLDNLRSALVTDIYTPAADGEFVWEPLFVYHGFRFMEISGLDYEPAADDFIGKVVYDEMATNGTFETSEELINRIHKNAYWGIRGNYRGMPTDCPQRDERLGWLGDRTTGAYGESFIFGNALMYKKWLVDIEESMNENGSISVVSPRYWTIFHDDVTWPAAYFYVADMLYRQFGDDSSIKERYPSMKRWVNHMTETKMKDYILVKDEYGDWCMPPESPELIHSEDPARKTNGEVLSTTVFYSILQLMEKFAQMNGLPADAEEYAALAIKVKDAYNKKFFNTETAQYDNNTVTANLLSLRLGLVPDGYEDKVFANVVEKTEKDCKGHVSAGVLGIQHLMRGLTEYGGLELAYKIVTNDTYPSWGYMIKKGATTIWELWNGDTANPAMNSRNHVMLLGDLLIWFYEDLAGIKNAPASVGFKQILMEPVFPEKLNYVNASHVSPYGRIGSSWKRDGNKLEWNVEIPANTTATIKLPLDFHVQVDAGQAGIHSVEEADGKLVVELGSGKYVFMSE; the protein is encoded by the coding sequence ATGAAGAAATCTATTTTAATCTCCTTGTTGGCCCTATTGATGATGGGCTGTCAAGTATCGGGTGGCAGTTCCTTGAAAGTGGAGGAAACCACTGTTGAAATGCGGAAGAATCCCGAAGGAGTAGCTGTATCGGCTCCCCGTTTCTCATGGCAACTGGTAACCGACAAGCAGGATGTGATGCAGACTGCTTATCAGATTGAAGTGGCGGACTCGGAAAAGGGCTTGCAGGCCGGCTCCGGGCTGGTATGGAACAGCGGTCGTGTGGAGTCTGGCCAATCGGTGCTAGTGAAGTACGCAGGGGCGTCTTTGGAGTCGGGACAGAAATATTGGTGGCGTGTCACTGTATGGACAAATACCGGTGACAAGGCGCAAAGTAGTATCCAATATTGGTCAATGGCTTTGCTGGACAGTTCGGACTGGAAAGCCGGCTGGATTGGACTGAACGACAGTACAAACTTGAAACTGGACGGTGAGCGGACCATCCTTCCGGCACGTTATCTGCGGAAGGAGTTTGATTTGCCGTCACAGCCGAAGCGTGCAGTCCTTTATGTTTCGGGAGTAGGCTCTTCCGTATGCTATATGAATGGCGAGAGGATTGGAAACGATGTATTCGGTCCTTTGCCTACCTGGTACGATGCTTCTGTATCTTATCTGACCTATGATGTCACCCCCTTGTTGAAGTCCGGTACCAATACGATAGGCGTGGCTCTGGGCAACGGCCGGTATCTTTCCATGCGTGCCAATGGGATGGTAGGTTTTGGTTTACCCCGTCTCATGGCGCAGTTGAATATAGAGTACGACAATGGTGAGACGGTGTCGGTAGCCAGCGATGACTCCTGGAAAGTGACGAACTGCGGTCCTATAACCGCAAACAACGAGTTTGACGGTGAGTGGTATGATGCCCGCTTGGAATTGGGCAAATGGGCGGAAAGCGGCTATGATGATTCCGGATGGAAACCGGCCGAACGGATGGAGGCTCCCAAAGGAAAACTTGTGGCACAGCTCTCTCCGAGTCTGAAGGTGATGGAGGAAATAAAGCCAATATCCGTTAAATCGGTAGGTGATGGAAGATATATCGTGGATATGGGGCAGAATATGGTAGGAATACAGCAGGTGAAACTGCGTGGCAAGAAGGACAAGCCCATTACCATGCGTTTTGCCGAAGTGCTGAAGGACAATGGTACGGAACTGTATCTTGACAACCTGCGCAGTGCCCTTGTCACGGATATTTATACTCCTGCCGCTGACGGTGAGTTTGTTTGGGAACCGTTGTTTGTTTACCATGGTTTCCGTTTTATGGAAATATCCGGTTTGGACTATGAACCGGCAGCGGATGATTTCATCGGTAAGGTGGTGTATGATGAAATGGCAACGAACGGTACGTTCGAGACTTCCGAGGAGTTGATTAACAGAATTCACAAGAATGCCTATTGGGGAATCCGTGGAAACTATCGCGGTATGCCTACCGACTGCCCCCAGCGTGATGAACGTCTTGGATGGCTGGGCGACCGCACTACCGGTGCCTATGGTGAAAGTTTCATTTTCGGCAATGCCTTGATGTATAAGAAGTGGCTGGTGGATATAGAAGAGTCCATGAATGAAAATGGAAGTATCTCTGTGGTATCTCCCCGTTACTGGACCATCTTCCATGATGACGTGACTTGGCCGGCTGCCTATTTTTACGTAGCCGACATGCTTTACCGCCAGTTTGGCGATGATAGCTCCATCAAAGAGCGCTATCCGTCCATGAAGCGCTGGGTAAACCACATGACGGAGACCAAAATGAAGGACTATATTCTGGTGAAGGATGAATACGGGGATTGGTGCATGCCTCCCGAGTCGCCGGAGCTGATTCATTCGGAGGACCCTGCCCGTAAGACGAACGGTGAAGTGTTGAGTACAACGGTGTTTTACAGTATTCTGCAACTGATGGAGAAGTTCGCGCAAATGAACGGACTTCCGGCAGATGCTGAAGAGTATGCAGCACTTGCCATTAAGGTCAAGGACGCTTATAACAAGAAATTCTTCAATACTGAGACTGCACAGTATGACAACAATACGGTGACGGCAAACCTGCTTTCCCTCAGACTGGGTCTGGTTCCCGACGGATATGAAGATAAAGTATTTGCCAATGTCGTGGAGAAGACGGAAAAAGACTGTAAGGGACATGTCAGTGCCGGTGTGCTTGGCATCCAGCATCTGATGCGCGGACTTACCGAGTACGGCGGACTGGAACTTGCCTATAAGATAGTGACCAATGACACTTATCCCTCATGGGGTTACATGATTAAGAAGGGTGCAACCACCATTTGGGAATTATGGAATGGTGACACGGCAAATCCGGCGATGAATTCAAGAAACCATGTGATGCTTTTGGGAGACCTGCTGATATGGTTCTATGAGGATCTTGCCGGTATAAAAAATGCTCCCGCTTCCGTCGGGTTCAAGCAGATTCTGATGGAACCGGTATTCCCGGAAAAACTGAATTATGTGAATGCTTCGCATGTATCGCCTTATGGCAGGATAGGGAGTTCCTGGAAACGTGACGGCAATAAGCTGGAGTGGAACGTTGAGATTCCCGCCAATACAACCGCTACGATCAAGCTGCCGCTTGACTTCCATGTACAGGTAGATGCCGGTCAGGCGGGGATTCATTCCGTGGAGGAGGCTGACGGTAAGCTGGTAGTCGAATTGGGCTCCGGCAAGTATGTATTCATGTCTGAATGA
- a CDS encoding DNA alkylation repair protein → MKKKNEAVETVLCERVLSAEEVACISVQIQQELEAYIDPVKREYLPRFFKTGKGQYGEGDKFLGVVVPNTRQVAKQYKHEPFGVMATLLQSEWHECRLCALLMLVERFKKSDEKGKKEIYDFYLSQTGRINNWDLVDLSAPGIVGEYLKDKPRKDLYRLADSPLLWDQRIAVVSTYTLIKNGDFIDILALSERLLHHKHDLMQKAVGWMLREMGKRDKDLLVQFLEKHCRTMPRTMLRYAIEKFPEEERKEFMKR, encoded by the coding sequence ATGAAAAAGAAGAATGAAGCAGTGGAAACCGTCTTGTGCGAACGTGTGCTTTCGGCAGAAGAAGTGGCGTGCATCTCGGTACAGATTCAGCAGGAATTGGAGGCGTATATCGACCCGGTGAAAAGGGAGTATCTTCCCCGTTTCTTCAAGACCGGAAAGGGGCAGTATGGCGAGGGGGATAAGTTTCTGGGAGTGGTGGTACCCAACACCCGGCAGGTGGCAAAGCAGTACAAGCACGAACCTTTTGGGGTAATGGCAACCTTGCTTCAGAGTGAATGGCACGAGTGTCGCCTTTGTGCCTTGCTGATGTTGGTGGAGCGATTCAAAAAGAGCGATGAAAAGGGGAAAAAGGAGATTTATGACTTTTACCTTTCGCAAACGGGCCGTATCAATAATTGGGATTTGGTCGATTTGTCTGCCCCCGGCATTGTGGGCGAATATCTGAAAGACAAACCTCGCAAGGACCTCTACCGGCTGGCGGATAGTCCGCTGCTTTGGGACCAGCGCATTGCTGTGGTATCTACCTATACACTTATCAAAAATGGTGATTTCATCGATATATTAGCCCTTTCGGAACGGCTGCTCCATCATAAGCATGACTTGATGCAAAAGGCGGTAGGATGGATGCTCCGGGAGATGGGTAAGCGGGACAAGGACTTGCTGGTGCAATTCTTGGAGAAGCATTGCAGGACGATGCCGCGAACGATGTTGCGTTATGCGATAGAGAAGTTCCCGGAGGAGGAACGCAAGGAGTTTATGAAGCGCTGA
- a CDS encoding glycoside hydrolase family 43 protein: MDMKKNYILLLLLCLCFAGCKEKTVVESDYLPIADPYVMLYDGKYYAYGTGGTVEGEGFACFSSDDLKSWTREGQALSATDSYGTWGFWAPEVYYIGSKKKFYLFYSTEEHICVATADAPQGPFRQEVKQPIWDEKSIDTSLFIDDDGTPYLYFVRFTDGNVIWVAEMNDDLTGIKQETLTECIKVGEPWELSQDKPAKVAEGPSILKREDVYYLVYSANHFESKNYGVGYATSNSPMGPWKKYEGNPILQHADGLMGTGHGAPFCCKDGSWKYIFHAHWDSTKVQPRTSYIKDFAISDQGTVSIGGSLIRPQVLGSTSLEK, encoded by the coding sequence ATGGATATGAAGAAGAATTATATATTGCTGCTGTTGCTTTGTCTTTGCTTTGCAGGCTGCAAGGAGAAGACGGTTGTAGAATCAGACTATCTGCCGATTGCCGACCCTTACGTAATGCTTTACGACGGCAAGTATTATGCTTACGGCACCGGAGGTACGGTGGAGGGGGAGGGCTTTGCCTGCTTCTCTTCCGATGACCTGAAAAGCTGGACGCGTGAAGGCCAGGCATTGTCGGCTACCGACTCCTACGGCACGTGGGGATTCTGGGCACCGGAAGTCTACTACATCGGGTCGAAGAAGAAGTTCTATCTGTTCTATTCCACCGAAGAGCATATCTGCGTGGCAACGGCAGATGCTCCCCAAGGTCCGTTTCGTCAGGAGGTGAAGCAGCCGATATGGGATGAGAAGAGTATCGATACCTCTCTCTTCATCGACGATGACGGCACGCCTTACCTCTATTTCGTGCGTTTCACGGATGGCAACGTCATCTGGGTGGCAGAGATGAACGATGACCTGACCGGCATCAAGCAGGAGACACTGACGGAGTGCATCAAAGTAGGGGAGCCTTGGGAACTCTCGCAGGACAAGCCCGCCAAAGTAGCCGAGGGGCCTTCCATCTTGAAGAGAGAGGACGTTTATTACCTGGTTTATTCGGCCAATCACTTTGAAAGCAAGAACTACGGAGTGGGTTACGCGACTTCGAACAGCCCGATGGGACCGTGGAAGAAATACGAGGGAAATCCGATTCTGCAACATGCCGACGGCTTGATGGGTACCGGTCATGGAGCACCCTTCTGCTGTAAGGACGGTAGCTGGAAATACATTTTCCATGCACATTGGGATTCCACGAAAGTACAGCCGCGCACTTCGTATATCAAGGATTTTGCCATTTCCGACCAGGGAACGGTTTCTATCGGTGGCTCTCTTATCCGTCCGCAGGTATTGGGCAGTACATCACTCGAAAAGTAA
- a CDS encoding aldose epimerase family protein, whose translation MNKMMTLLASVMLLASACTGKQASEKTASGLEPANFRTEVDGKQTDLFVLKNKNGMEVCITNFGGRIVSVMVPDKDGVMRDVVLGFDSIQDYIKFPSDFGATIGRYANRINQGKITVDGVEYQLPRNNYGHCLHGGPKGYQYQVFDARQLSSQVLELTYLSKDGEEGFPGNLTCKVTFSLTDDDAIDIRYSAETDRTTVVNMTNHSYFNLDGDPSKSNSDYLLTIDADAYTPVDSTFMTTGEIVSVEGTDMDFRTPTAVGARIDNDFEQLKNGKGYDHNWVLNTKGDVTRPCATLESPSTGIVLDVYTNEPGIQIYAGNFLDGTLTGKKGIVYGHRASVCLETQKYPDTPNKPEWPSALLKPGEKYDSHCIYRFSVKK comes from the coding sequence ATGAATAAGATGATGACTTTGTTGGCAAGCGTGATGCTATTGGCATCGGCTTGCACGGGCAAGCAGGCGAGTGAAAAGACTGCTTCTGGACTGGAACCTGCCAACTTCCGTACGGAAGTGGATGGCAAGCAGACAGACTTGTTTGTTTTGAAGAATAAGAATGGTATGGAAGTTTGTATTACGAATTTCGGCGGACGTATTGTATCAGTGATGGTGCCAGACAAGGATGGCGTTATGCGTGATGTGGTGCTGGGCTTCGATTCCATTCAGGACTACATCAAGTTCCCTTCGGATTTCGGCGCTACCATCGGACGTTATGCCAACCGTATCAACCAGGGTAAGATTACAGTGGATGGGGTAGAGTATCAGCTGCCGCGCAACAATTACGGTCATTGCCTGCATGGAGGTCCCAAGGGATACCAATATCAAGTGTTCGATGCCCGCCAGTTGAGCAGTCAGGTTCTGGAGTTGACTTATCTGTCGAAAGACGGAGAGGAGGGCTTCCCGGGTAACCTGACCTGCAAGGTCACTTTCTCGCTGACAGATGACGATGCCATCGACATTCGTTACAGTGCCGAAACGGACCGTACCACTGTTGTCAATATGACGAACCATTCTTACTTTAACCTGGACGGTGACCCCTCCAAGTCCAATTCGGATTATCTGCTCACTATTGATGCAGATGCTTATACCCCCGTGGACAGTACCTTCATGACTACCGGTGAGATTGTTTCCGTAGAAGGTACGGATATGGATTTCCGCACTCCTACTGCTGTTGGCGCCCGTATCGACAATGACTTTGAGCAGTTGAAGAACGGCAAGGGCTATGACCACAACTGGGTACTCAATACGAAGGGCGATGTCACCCGCCCGTGTGCCACCCTCGAATCTCCCTCAACGGGTATTGTGCTTGATGTCTATACCAACGAACCGGGCATTCAGATTTATGCCGGTAACTTCCTGGATGGCACACTGACCGGAAAGAAAGGTATCGTGTACGGTCATCGTGCGTCCGTCTGTTTGGAGACGCAGAAATATCCCGATACGCCCAACAAGCCGGAATGGCCTTCGGCGTTGCTGAAGCCGGGAGAAAAGTATGACAGTCATTGCATCTATCGCTTTTCGGTGAAGAAATAA
- a CDS encoding M28 family metallopeptidase gives MYKAVLGAICCLSFALSLHAQSPQEKGLQSISRTSAKAIVGFLADDELQGREAGMHGSRLAARYLASCLKEAGIAPLEKDNYYQPFEAYNKERQQRGRWQVHPDSIAILKQGVHRILQMSNVLGTIPGERPDEYVIVGAHFDHLGVDETLANDRIYNGADDNASGVSAVLQIARAFLATGQKPLRTVIFAFWDGEEKGLLGSKYFVQSCPFISQVKGYLNFDMIGRNNKPEQPQHVVYFYTAAHPVFGDWLKQDIARYSLRLQPDYRAWDRPTGGSDNASFALCNIPIIWYHTDGHPDYHQPSDHTDRLNWEKMIEITKAAFLNAWNLANENKY, from the coding sequence ATGTATAAAGCTGTTTTGGGAGCAATCTGCTGCCTTTCTTTCGCACTATCCTTACATGCACAATCTCCACAAGAAAAGGGGTTGCAAAGCATCAGCCGCACTTCGGCCAAGGCTATTGTCGGCTTTCTGGCCGATGATGAGCTGCAAGGACGCGAAGCAGGCATGCACGGTTCACGACTGGCTGCCCGCTATCTGGCATCCTGCCTGAAAGAAGCCGGCATTGCCCCGCTGGAAAAGGACAATTATTACCAGCCCTTCGAGGCTTACAACAAGGAACGCCAACAACGGGGACGGTGGCAAGTGCATCCCGACTCCATCGCCATCCTTAAACAAGGCGTCCACCGCATCCTGCAGATGAGTAATGTATTGGGAACCATCCCGGGAGAACGACCGGATGAATATGTCATCGTAGGTGCCCACTTCGACCATCTGGGTGTGGACGAGACGCTGGCAAACGACCGGATATACAACGGTGCGGACGACAATGCCTCCGGTGTCTCTGCCGTCCTGCAGATAGCCCGTGCATTTCTTGCCACCGGACAGAAGCCTCTGCGCACGGTCATCTTTGCCTTTTGGGATGGGGAAGAAAAGGGATTGCTCGGCTCAAAATACTTTGTACAAAGCTGTCCTTTCATCAGCCAGGTGAAAGGTTATCTCAATTTCGACATGATAGGCCGTAACAATAAGCCCGAGCAGCCTCAACACGTTGTCTACTTCTACACCGCCGCCCACCCCGTATTCGGCGACTGGCTGAAGCAGGACATTGCACGCTACAGCTTGCGCCTGCAACCGGACTACCGCGCCTGGGACCGCCCCACGGGAGGAAGTGACAATGCTTCTTTTGCCCTGTGCAACATCCCCATCATCTGGTACCACACAGACGGACATCCCGATTACCACCAGCCTTCGGACCACACCGACCGGCTGAACTGGGAAAAAATGATAGAAATAACCAAAGCAGCTTTCCTCAACGCCTGGAATCTTGCCAACGAAAACAAATATTAA